CTGTTGGTCTTCAGTTGATACGCGGACATAGGTGGCGACAATTCTCTCTTTGTTCTTTATTTGTTCTATACCTAAAGTACAGGGTGAATTATATTTAAAAGACGCGCTTTTCGTACAGTGAGAAAGACACCCGTATGAAAACAGTCCATAGAGTACCGGTAGTGTTAGTTTATTTGCCAATACCAGATTTCTGTAAGTACCTAATTTACAAACTAACTTATTTCCACTAGATTTGTTTAACTATACACTCGTATCTACTACAAATCTAAAATAAAATCATTATACTTAAGTAGTTAACCAGTATATGTCTATATGTGATATCAAAAATAATGAAATCATCCTTCAAACTGCTCAAGCTAAAAAATGAAATCGAAGAAGAGGACTGGTGAAACCAGGATAGCCCATTAGAACAAAACCTACCTCTACCACCGCAGTCCCCCACTGCATTCGGCCCCCACCGCAGTCCCCCACTGCATTCGGCCCCCACCGCAGTCCCCCACTGCATTCGGCCCCCACCGCAGTCCCCCACTGCATTCGGCCCCCACCGCATTCGGCCTCCACCGCAGTTGCCCCCGCTGCATTCGGCCTCCACCGCAGTTGCCCCCGCTGCATTCGGCCTCCACCGCAGTTGCCCCCGCTGCATTCGGCCCTCACCTCAGTCAGCTCCAATAAATTACACTCGTGCAAAAATTGGAGCAGAATGAAACTGTATTCAACCCTGCAGATGGCAATTACAGAGTCTGATTCCGCACTATGCCAATATAGGGCGACTTAAAACTAATATTCTAATAATAACGGTTGAAACAATCTCAATAAATTGTTTTTATTGTATTTACACCGAAACCTTTATATTAATACTTTCTTTATGATATTATATGCTAAGAAAATATACGAGTCGAGAAATGGTAGAGGTTTCAGAAAAAATTGTAGAACAGTTCGGCAGCTTGTTGCACGTTAGTGTAGCTTCTTCAAAATCAGAAGCGTATGTTGCAGATGGTTGTCCTCGCTCTGCAGAAGCATATTCTAATGGAGGTGAGCAATAATGAGTACTTTTGAAGACACACAAAATGACTGCGAGATTACGGTAATCATGAACAAGTACGATTTTAAAAACGATAATGAGTATCTTTTCTTATCACCTGATGAAGCAACGTTCGATATAATAACTGAGCTCCTGTACAATGCTGGGAGCGACTTTATTGCTATTGACCAAGGTACATTCTCGCAAAACAAATGTCACATCTTATATCATGTGCCCGTTGGTGCTGATGTAGGTAGGTTTGAGACGCATACTGAGAAGGCTGAAATGTTTGAGAGTGTGATAACCTATAATCAGAAATACTCTCTCCAACTGACTGAAATTGAAAATAGAGATACAAATAACCGACTCGTATTGTACGATGAAGAAGAGCAGAATGAAATAAGGAGGAAGAATGACTGAAGCCAACTCTGGAACAGGTTCTACGAACCAGATTAGAGTCTCTCCAATCTGCCAAGCAAAAGGGTGCGAAACAACAGCAACACACGCAATCTCAAGCCAAAATGGACACCCCAATGGTGAATGGAAACTCTGTTGGGGTCACTTTGACGAGGTCGATGGAAGAGACCCATGGTATGACGAAGACCGACAATGGACTCTACGAAAACTCTACTATCGGTGTCCAGACGGGGGACGAATCTCACATAATCTCATTCTAAAATATAAAAGTAAAGGTGGGTATCCTTGTTCCTGTGGTGAGAGGCATCCTCCGCAGATAATACAATAAATTCGAGCTTACTCCCTGCTTTCCAGTGTATAATCCAATCTATCTATTGACTGGTCTTAACCAACAAAATACATGGAACGTTGGTTAATAGAATGCGAGTTGAACTTCGTTAGTCGTAATTCATAGTATACAGGGTTTATATATTGTTGCTACTTGGATAGTATATAATGCCGACATCAGGTTTCAATCTTTCAGCCGACGATTACGACATCAATGAGATACTACAAGGGTCTCATCAGATTCGTGTTCCAGATTATCAGAGGGAGTATTCATGGTCGAAAGACCAGTGGGCAGAGTTATGGGATGATGTGTATGCTCTTACCCGTGAGAGAGATAATCACTTCTTAGGTTCGATAGTTGTAATCAATAACAAGAGTGAAGACATCAAAACGTTGGAGCTTGTGGATGGCCAACAAAGACTGACGACTATCTCAATTTTACTCTGCGTTATTAGAGACCGATTTGAGGCTGAAGATGACGATGATTATTCTAATTTACCTGAATTGGTTAACAGCAACTTCTTACAAATAAAGAATCCAACCACAGGAGAGACCCATAATAAATTGAAATTGAATAAGTTCCATAATGATGATTTCAAACGTGTTTTAGATGGGAACTTTGACCTTATTGACGATTCGGAAATCAAGGATGCTTATGAATATTATGCGAATAGAATAGTCAAAACCTTATATTCGGAGAAAAACTTAGTATCGATGTAACTTCAGATATAGGGTAATATAAGACTCTTTATTGTACAAATTAAAACACATTTTGTATATAAATATTATTTACTTATAGTTAAAACGATATCATAACACTTATTAATAAATAAAATAAAGTACAAGTATGAACCGAAGAGAACTACTTACGTCCCTTGGTGTTGGTACGGTGACCGCTCTTGCTGGATGTATGGGCGGTAATTCAGATGCAGAACCTATGGGGGGCGAAGAGTCCACTAGTTATGATGACCTCTCCGAAGAAAAGCAGGAAGAACTGCTTAATGAAGAATTAGATGAAGTGTATAATCAGCGTGTGGAAGATGGTTCCTTGATTAAAGGACATAATCTTGATGTTGCGAGCGTAGACACAATTACGGATAACAGTGTAACTATCGAAACGACAATTAGCCTAAACCCAATCGAGGACTATAATATCACGGTTCACTATAATCCTGTAACGGCTAATGATAATGGGGAATGGGTCTTCAAGAATTCTACAGACCCAGTTTATGGACAAGATGCAGAATATGATTCTGAAACAGATACATGGATTCCATCAAATCAGGATGCAACGAAGACACTTCAGTATGATTTCAAAAACACAGAAGTCGGAGAACATGTTTCTTCACTGACGGTTCCAAGCGAAGCATATTGGAATGAAGATGTTACGGTGGGAGAAGAACGTATCAATAACCGAGCATTTTACCGACAAGATATCTATAGTCATGGATGGAGTCGTGTAAACGAATTCTCACTCGAAAGTCCACCAGAAATGTATGAAACATTCGTTTATACACTTACATGGGAAGATGAGAATACGGACAGCCCTCGTGGTGGAGAAGTAATCGCTAATACAGCACCGATGCTTCGCGTTGGTGAAGATGATTATATTTACCTACGAACACACAATGGAAATTTCATTATCAACCCTAATTGGGATAGTAAGGGTTTCATCCGAAACGACAATCGAGATTACAAAATGAGCGATATCTATCGAGATAATATTGATAAATCGGGGGACTCGTTTGATGCTCACATCACCCGATTATCGAACTATGGGCGTTTCAGTCCGCGAATTCGCAATGAATTTGCAGATGCTAATTCTGTAAAGGTAGCAAGTGCTCAGGGTCCAGAATACTTTGATGCTCACCTTCAGTACCCATGGACTGTATCATACGAAATTGACCGTTCTACATTTGAAGAAGCTCAGAAAACGGCTGCTTCGTATAAAGTTGGAGGAAAACAGACCAACGATGTAAAGGCTCTTGTGAATGCTCCAGAAGTAATGAACCATGATGTCGTTCAGGAAGTTGCATCTAAACTCGGTGATGTTTGTGAGATGATGAATGCTACGCATCCATCTGAACAACTTCGTGTTGTTGCTGACTTTGTTCAGTATTTCTCACACACTTCGGAAGATGCTCTCCCATTTGGTCGTCCAAGTAACCTACTACCCGGAACAGCACATCCTGTAGCAACTCTAGCACGAGGGCTTGGGGACTGTAAGGATTATACGGTTCTTGGTAATGCGATTCTACAGCAGGAGCCGTTCAACATGAATCCTGATGTAATCTGTATCCCAGAGGTTTACCAATATATCGCAGAGGAAGGTGATGTGAATGCTGTGGGTCACGTTACGACAGCAGTTCCATCATCTGAACTTGGACTCGATGAACTGTCAATTGATAATGTTGGTGAACCACTCGGTGGAACGTTGGGTACTTTAGATATTGACGGTGTTGAGTATTCATACATTGAAATGTCTGGCCCATTCGATGTTGGTTTCGTTAGTAGTCAATGGATGGACTTCAGTGAGTTGGTTCATATCGATAATGTGTAAAAATTAGTTCAATTTTTACATTTAAACTATCAATTTGTTATTTTGGACTATCACAACAATTTAATAGTTTAAAATGTATTATCTATTATGGATGATGATTTAAAAAAATATATAATTGATATTATTGAACCTCACAAGATTGAGAAAGTACGTGAAATTTATAATGAGCTAGTCAATTCAATTTACCTAGTTCAGATTGAGTGTGGTAGTGAAGTTTCTGCATTCCGGCTTTTCGAGAGCTTGAACGATAAAGGGCTTGACCTCAGTGCTGTTGACTTGGTGAAGAATCGAGTGTTTATGGAAGCCAATCAAAATGATTCTATTGATGAAGAGAGAGTGAAGGCCCTCTGGGAAGATATAATGACTATCATTCGTCCTGAAATTAACCAGATGTATCGGTTCTTCACTCACTACTATATGTCCATACCTTCTCCCGAAATCAAAGATAACGTTTCCAAAAACAAACTCTATGACTATGTTGATGAGCTTCTATCTGGTGAATTAGCGAACAATGGTATTTCTCTTGAAGAGATGCTAGAGGATATGCGTACAAAAGCTGAAGTGTATGTTGATATCAAAAACTGTGAAGTCAGTGAGAATTTCCAGAAGAGTAGGATTCAGGAACTCAACTCAAAACTACGTTCAACGCAGATTAAGAATGACCGGATTCGAACTCTCTTACTGAAGATTGTCATTGAGTATGAGAGTGCTGATGAGGTTCTTGAAGCTCTCAACATCTTAGAGATATTGAATACACGAGATAAGATTGCAGGACGAGATTCGAACACTAGTCGTGATAGATTCTGGTCTAAAATATGTTCTAAGATGAATCAACATGATAATCCGAATATGTACTTACGACGGATTGCAGAACAACGGTCACCAAATAATACGATAATGAAGGAGCGGATTATTAATCGAGATTTCAAAAACAACGACTTTACGAAATACATTCTTGATAGAATTGAAGAAGAACACTATATGCGTTCTAGTGGGAATGAAAAATCGGTTGCTAATAGAGATACGGTAGATATTGAGCATATTGCTCCACAACGGATTGGTGCTGACAAATATGATGAATGGGAAAAATACCTTAACTGTACTAAAGAGGAATTCCAAGAGTACAAAAAGAGGATTGGGAATCTTACTCTGCTAAACGATAGTCTAAATCAAACTGCGTCAGATAATCCATTTGAACAAAAACGTCAAATTTACAAACATAAAACAGACTTCCTCATGACTCAAGCTGTTGCTGAAGAATACGATGAGTGGAGAATTGAACAAATTAAACACCGTAGTGAAAAGATGGCAGATATAATCTGTGAGGTTTGGAATATGGATAACGTTTGAACAAACAGATTATTGATTAATAGAACGGTGGTCGAACTTCTTCCTTAGTGACCTCCAGCACGACACTGAATTCGTCAAGCGCAACTTCATAGACTCTATCTTGGCGTGAGAGTACCATCCCATGCTCTCCGTGAAATCTGAAATCTGAATCTCTCACATCAGGTATGTCTATACGTACGCGGTCGGCCAAGCGGTACTGTTGCATACGCCAACGTGGATTCGGTTTCGTATTTCAATATGTGGAGTAATGATTATCCAGGACTCTACTATCCTAGAAACTATTTAGAGTTGAATCCGTAGATTTAGCTTCGAATTCATACTTCCAAACACGCTCTGTGCTCAGCTTGTCTTCGCCGTCTTCTTGGTATACGTCGAATTCGAATAGGTAGAAGTAACCGTTCTCGTCCACTTTGACAGCGATTGTCTCGACAGAGTTTGGATAGTCTGATTTATTCTCAATTCCACGCGTGTTGCGAATCAGTTGATTCCGATTCAGTGTTTCACCCTCTCCTTTGGCTTCAACAGTGATTGCATGATGTTCCTCATACTCATCAACACCTACGTATAGGTCATCCAGTTCAGCTTCACGTCCATTGACTCTCATTCGAAGGTGACTCTGGAGATGGTACGCCTCCAGCCCAGTGAAGTCTTCGAGCAAACCTGCATATCGAACTTGGGTTAGTGCTCCCTGTTCGTCCTGTCCGATGTAGTCTCGAACAGGTTTTGGAAGAGCTGCTGTAGTTGTGGTATAGATTTCATCAACATCATCATCACTTGGAACAGGAATTAGTTGGTCCTGCTTGGTGAACATATACGTCGGGTCTGAGCCTTCGCGCGTGTCATCGATGATTACTGCTGTATACCCATATTCTGCGATTTCATCAGGGAGTGGACGACGGCTCCGATATGCGTACGGAATGTCTGGAACGTTGCCTACACTAATGTCAAGCTCGTCCATTGCGTCTTCAATATCGCTACGACGGAACGGTAGTTCTTCTTCAGTTCCATACTCCTCAGCCTTCTTCTCAAATACCCGTTTAATCACAGGTTCATACTTTGCCATGCAACCAGACAGTCACACAGATGAGAATTAAACATGTCTTTGATTTTATATATTCGAAGACTACTAACAGATATCTTTGAAGAAACTCGATATACTAAAAAATCAGAATTTAGCTACACCAGCATCTTCGAAGCTGAAGTGGTAATCGTCTGGAACCAATTCAAACCGGAGTGTTTTGCCGTCTTCAGGGATATAGAATTCTTTCCTTGGCCTGTTACCGGGGCCGCGCACATTTTTAGATTTTAACAGTCCCACATTCTCAAGCTGATTGAGATTGTTCACGATGCTTTCTGGCGTAATATCGAAATCACCAGTCTTAGCTAACTTAGGAGCCGAAATTGCATTACTCTCTGTTGCTTTCATCAAGAGTCTAAGCCGTACTTCTGAACTCAGAACCTTATGCAGCTTTTCTTGATGAGCTAGATTTTGTTCTTCTTCAGACACAGTAGCGACTCATAATAGAAGTATAAAATAGCTTCCTTAAAACGAAGATACTATGAATCTATACGTTATTTGTCTTTGTAGAATCTCGATGGAAGAATCGAATTATATCAAAGATAGTAACCGTAAATCCTACTCGGAACTATGAATACAGTCAGAGACAACGAGGTAGATAAGTTGAAGCACCAGAGCAATATCGGGCGGCTTGATGATGTTAGTATCCACAGTTGGTACAGATTCGTCTATGCGTATTCTGATAGAGTAATTACTGGGTTGGCTGATGAATTTGGAATCACACAAGATGACCTGATTTTAGACCCATTTAATGGAACAGGCACAACTACGCTAGCGGCCAAGAAATTAGGTATCGATGCTATTGGAACAGATACTAGTCCTGCAAGCGTTCTCTCTGCTCGAACTAAGACTAATTGGGATGTAGACCTTGACGAGTTCAGGAAAAGACGTAAGGAGCTTCTTGATACTCTTGAACCGATATTTAGTCAAATTGGTTCAGGAGAGAACAAAACATTAGGTGACTTTTCCAGCAGTGAAGAAGAGAATGAAATTTCTCTTGAAAAATATGATTTCACAGAGCCGAAGAAAACGCCGAAAGGTTGGCTCAGTGAAAAGCCGCTGAAGAAGATGAAGGTCATGAAATACCACATCGAGGAGATGCCCGATAATGATGTGACTGACCTCTTCAAATTGGCTATGATTGCTATTCTTCCAGAGGATGTCGGTAACGTTCGGTTTGGACCAGAAGCTACGCGTGACCGGAAACAAGAGGGTGATAAAGATGTCCTCCTGTATTTCGAACAGAAGCTCCGGCAAATGGAGGATGACTTAGAGAAAGTCCAACAGACCACCAATAAGGATGATGTCGTTGTTGGTGATGTTGAAATTATTCGTGGAGATGCGAGGCAAATTGGAGACCAGCTTCGAGAAGAATCTACTCTACTGAATAGTGAGAAACACGAAGGTGAGATTGACTATTTAATCACATCTCCACCGTATCCAGCAGAACATGATTACACTCGGAATCAGCGTCTTGAACTAATCTGGTTGAACGCTGCTGACGATAACAAAGACCTTCAGAAAATCAAGAAGGCGAATATCCGTTCACACACTAAGAATATCTACGTAGCTGATAATGAAGGTGAGCAAGTCAATATTCGAGAAAATGAGCACGTAGATGAAATCGCGTCTAAGATGGAGCAGTATATTATCGATGAGGATATTTCACATGGATTTGGAAATTACTATCCTCGTGTCGTCGAAGAGTATTTTGCAGGAATGCAACATCACTTCGAGCAGGTTTACGACATCATGTCACCGGGTGGAAAGGCGGCCTATGTTGTAGGTGACTCTGGTTCATATTGGCAGTTCGAGATTCCGACTGCGAAAATTCTCAAAGAACTTGCTGAAGAACGAGTCGGATTTGTTAATGCTGAAATCAAGCTCTGGAGAAACATGGCCGCAACCACAGCAGACTACGACGATGTTAAGGAAAATATTCTTGTTCTGAGTAAACCAGAATAGCTGTTGGTATTGTTAGAAACGAGCGGTACGGGTTTTGTATTAATGGTTAATACTTTCTCACACTCAATCATACAGTATCATTCTCAATCTTGATTTATATACTCTTACTAAGTACGAGGCGTGCAGATGAAAAATGAGAAACGATACCAATTTGGAAATAGACCAGACGCAATCAAACCGACGCCGCGTAGCTCCGAACACGGCACGGTAACTGAGGAAGAAGGAGTGTTTGAACGAGGTTCCGATAAAAACTATTGGAAGGTAATTCAGCGCATCAAAGATGGAGATAGTACAATCACTCGGCGTGGTTACTACGTAGGAAAAGGCAATGACTGGACTTGGGCACAAGATGCCCTACTCCTTGAAACAGATATTGATAACCAACTAACGGCGCGAGCTACAACTGCAGGGATTCTCACGGAATCGAGTCACTAGTAAAATGTAGATAATGTCTAACTTGTAAGAGTTGGACATTTAATTAGCAAGCTAGAGTTGATTAGAAAACGTACTGTTACCAAACGCTGTTCTTGGCATATTCGGGATATTCAGCATAAACCTCATCAATCAGCTCAGACAGTAACATTCCGTTGTACTCCGAAGCAAGGTCCTCCGCTAATGAATGCGCTGTGGCAGCACTCTTATCTGCTAATTGGTACTGGACCCACGACTGACCTTCCTCTGTGAGCCGATAGCTGTATTTTACCTTACCGTCCGCCATATCCTCTTCTTCCATATTAATCAGCCCAGCATCCTCAAGTGAATCTAAGTCGTCGTACAGTTCCTTCGAGAATGGCCCATAGTCATAGGGGATGAAATTATAATCGGAGCTATCAAGCGATGCAGTCGAATCATCTTCTAACTCCTGCTCCATGAGGAAAACAAGCTTCTGTAGGCGTGTGCGTCCCTCAATTTGGTCTCCTTCGCAGGCATCCAAGAGTGCCATTGGGAGCATTTTTCTATGCATTAGGTGTCACCTCATTCGCGTCCTTATATATAGATTGGAAATACTCTGTGAAAATCTTTGCCGTACCAGTATCATGGAAGAGCATTCCAGTCTCGCCTTGGTTGAGATTAATCAATACTGCCCCTTCGTCGCACATGTAGAACGATGTTTCGACCTCATCAGCTTCTCTAAACTCGGTAGCGGGCATCTCTTCGGCAACATCCTGGAGCTCTGGTCGGCCGCTCCATCCGACAATCTGGACATCAACGCCCGATTCAGCTTTAGATTGGAGTAATTTCTTATCTTGTTTCGAGAATCAAAAAGTGCGCTCAAGAATCCAAATTCGATTTTCAGCCTGTTCAAAGAATTCGCTTGCTTTGGTTGATGTATCTGCAATTCCAGTCGTCACCCATGCTGGATGTGATTGGGATTCCAAATTCAGGTCATAGGCAGGCTCCAAACGTTCGATGGCTTCAACTGCCATTTCTTCGAACCGCCGCTGGTTTGGCTCAATGAGCTTACGTGGATTCTGAGCATCCCATTTCGTCGGCTGGATGCCCTGTTTCACGACCGCATCTTGGCTGTGTAACTTGTTCAAGATGTCATAGACACGACCTTGGGGAATCTCGGCTCGAACTACGACATCTGACGCCTCAAGTGGCCCATATCGAACGAGAACCCGATAAGCAGCTGCTTCGTACTTTCCCCACTCCATTATTGTTTGGAGCGATTCATCAAGGTCGGAGGTGTCTGACACAGTAACAACCACTTGTGTGGTTGTATATTAAAACATTGTTTAGTTGTGCTAATGATACAATGATTTGTGTTGTTTAGGTTATGTTATAAACCCTACCCGTTCGTCTACGTAACTGTCCCCGATAATGCAGGAAAATAAGATGAGAGGTGTTGGTAGATGATGAGCAGCTATCTGTCAGGTCCTATCCCCCGGATAGAAGCAAAAGATGAGCATCTCAACCTCGTCTCAAAGGCGCAGACAGTTGAGGCTGTGATGCTTGATTATCCTCACGCCCGTCGTTTGGACCAGAATGGTATTGACCTCGAAAACATTGATGCCAAACTCATTCTTGCATCTACGATTCCGGACGAAACACTGGAGGAATGGTTCCCCGACCGTGAACTAGCATTTGCCAAACGAGTCGGTGCTGATGCTATTGTCCCCTGCGACCGACCAGTGTACAATCGTGACGCGCGTGCTCAGCGGATTGAAACCATCCAGACGTATGTAGCGGACCTCCGGGATATCGTCCCTCACTTCCGGGATGCTGGTATCGAAGTAGTTCCTTTAGTGAAAGGTGAGACCGAGTACGAACGTCGATTGTGTTATGATGCGTTCGATGAGCTCGGCTGTACAAGAGTAGCCTACTACTGTGTCCAGTATTTCAGCTACGGGTTTCGGTATAATGAACTGCTTGAGCGTGTCCAACAAATTTCATTCGAATACGAACCAGAGAACATGATATTAATTGGCCTTCAATCGGAGAACCTAGTATCGGACTTCCCACCATGTGTGACCGGAGCAGCTGGTCAACGGTGGCTACGTAACTGCAACCCTCGTGATGTGTCGGTTGTCGAGGCCGCACATCAATACGACGAATGGAGCCGACAGGTTACCGCTGCTCTGAGTACGGGGCAGTCACAGCTTCATACGTTTACGAGTTCGAAGGGGTGGGCCTGATGGGGTCTGGTATTGCACCGCCGAGTCACCCTGGAAATCAAGATGAGCATGGGCCAGGCCACGATGAATCCGGTCAGACTTCGTTAGATGATTATGCCGATGAGACTGGTCCTACGAATCGGCAGGGTAAGACAATCAACGAACGTCGTGAGCGGCTGGAACAGATTCTAGAAGAGGAGATGGTGATTGTTGAAAGTCATCAGTTCGGGTCCTTTACGCGCGGAACAATGGTTGGACCTCTTTCGGAAGATTCCGATACAGATGTGATGTTCGTGCTGAGCCGTGAGAAGCACGGCCAATGGGAACGTGGAGAAAATGGGTCAAGTAACTGTCTTCGGGCAGTAAAGCGAGTACTTGAAAAGCGGTATCCTAATTCGAATGTTAGCATCGACCGAAACGTCGTAAGCGTCCAATTCAGTGATTTCACAGTGGACGTTGCACCAGCGTTTAAAGATGACACAGGTGGATACAAAATCCCAGACACGTATAGTGACGGACAGTCTTGGGTACGGACAAATCCACGAGGATACAAGCAACGGTTCGAAGCCATCGATAACGCTCGTGGAGGCAAGCTTCAGAAGGTCGCCCGCGTTGCAAAGAAACTCCGTGAGAATCGGAATATACCGGTCAGTTCGTATCACATGGAGGTGATGGCGTATGATTACGTCCATAATCATCCCAATAAGGATGCCACGACAGAGGAGTTGACCGAGGGATTCGTCGAGGAACTACCTCGTCGAGTTTCGCGGGGTACTCGGGACCCTGTCAATGGGGACCGATTGGACTCGAATATGGACCAGGCGAATCGGAAAGAAGCTATCAGGAAGGCAAAGGCTGCCCGGAAGAAGATGCGTGAGGCGAGAACACGTCGTCGAGACGGAGACAGCAGAGAGGCAAATGAAAAATATGGTGATGCTCTTGGGGAGGATATCGATTGATGGACGGAATCCGGAGCAAACTGCGCTATAGGGCCGAGAACAAGGCTGAGTCAGTTTGCTATACGTACAGAGGGTGTCATAGAAAGCGTCACACACGAAGACGCAGGATGTTGGAACTGTGTCTACGAGCGCCAGCATCCTGCAAGAGGAGACTTCTATCGACGAGTTCTTCAATGTAATGGCGACCGAGACGCTCGCGTTGTTCGAGCATCTTGAGTTCGACTTTCTCGAAGAATTCGATGTGTTCGCCCCCGCTCGCCGGGGGCGAACACGAGATCATCACCCACCAGCACTCTTCCGAGCGTTCCTGCACTGCTACTACAAGAACGTCTACGGCATCCGTCCAGTCACGCGAGAACTCCAGAACACGGTCGT
This sequence is a window from Halohasta litchfieldiae. Protein-coding genes within it:
- a CDS encoding CBASS oligonucleotide cyclase, with product MEPTGYRCSEYGAVTASYVYEFEGVGLMGSGIAPPSHPGNQDEHGPGHDESGQTSLDDYADETGPTNRQGKTINERRERLEQILEEEMVIVESHQFGSFTRGTMVGPLSEDSDTDVMFVLSREKHGQWERGENGSSNCLRAVKRVLEKRYPNSNVSIDRNVVSVQFSDFTVDVAPAFKDDTGGYKIPDTYSDGQSWVRTNPRGYKQRFEAIDNARGGKLQKVARVAKKLRENRNIPVSSYHMEVMAYDYVHNHPNKDATTEELTEGFVEELPRRVSRGTRDPVNGDRLDSNMDQANRKEAIRKAKAARKKMREARTRRRDGDSREANEKYGDALGEDID
- a CDS encoding DUF262 domain-containing protein, which encodes MPTSGFNLSADDYDINEILQGSHQIRVPDYQREYSWSKDQWAELWDDVYALTRERDNHFLGSIVVINNKSEDIKTLELVDGQQRLTTISILLCVIRDRFEAEDDDDYSNLPELVNSNFLQIKNPTTGETHNKLKLNKFHNDDFKRVLDGNFDLIDDSEIKDAYEYYANRIVKTLYSEKNLVSM
- a CDS encoding helix-turn-helix transcriptional regulator; its protein translation is MALLDACEGDQIEGRTRLQKLVFLMEQELEDDSTASLDSSDYNFIPYDYGPFSKELYDDLDSLEDAGLINMEEEDMADGKVKYSYRLTEEGQSWVQYQLADKSAATAHSLAEDLASEYNGMLLSELIDEVYAEYPEYAKNSVW
- a CDS encoding TrmB family transcriptional regulator; translation: MSDTSDLDESLQTIMEWGKYEAAAYRVLVRYGPLEASDVVVRAEIPQGRVYDILNKLHSQDAVVKQGIQPTKWDAQNPRKLIEPNQRRFEEMAVEAIERLEPAYDLNLESQSHPAWVTTGIADTSTKASEFFEQAENRIWILERTF
- a CDS encoding helix-turn-helix domain-containing protein, encoding MSEEEQNLAHQEKLHKVLSSEVRLRLLMKATESNAISAPKLAKTGDFDITPESIVNNLNQLENVGLLKSKNVRGPGNRPRKEFYIPEDGKTLRFELVPDDYHFSFEDAGVAKF
- a CDS encoding HNH endonuclease family protein, with product MDDDLKKYIIDIIEPHKIEKVREIYNELVNSIYLVQIECGSEVSAFRLFESLNDKGLDLSAVDLVKNRVFMEANQNDSIDEERVKALWEDIMTIIRPEINQMYRFFTHYYMSIPSPEIKDNVSKNKLYDYVDELLSGELANNGISLEEMLEDMRTKAEVYVDIKNCEVSENFQKSRIQELNSKLRSTQIKNDRIRTLLLKIVIEYESADEVLEALNILEILNTRDKIAGRDSNTSRDRFWSKICSKMNQHDNPNMYLRRIAEQRSPNNTIMKERIINRDFKNNDFTKYILDRIEEEHYMRSSGNEKSVANRDTVDIEHIAPQRIGADKYDEWEKYLNCTKEEFQEYKKRIGNLTLLNDSLNQTASDNPFEQKRQIYKHKTDFLMTQAVAEEYDEWRIEQIKHRSEKMADIICEVWNMDNV
- a CDS encoding DNA methyltransferase, producing the protein MNTVRDNEVDKLKHQSNIGRLDDVSIHSWYRFVYAYSDRVITGLADEFGITQDDLILDPFNGTGTTTLAAKKLGIDAIGTDTSPASVLSARTKTNWDVDLDEFRKRRKELLDTLEPIFSQIGSGENKTLGDFSSSEEENEISLEKYDFTEPKKTPKGWLSEKPLKKMKVMKYHIEEMPDNDVTDLFKLAMIAILPEDVGNVRFGPEATRDRKQEGDKDVLLYFEQKLRQMEDDLEKVQQTTNKDDVVVGDVEIIRGDARQIGDQLREESTLLNSEKHEGEIDYLITSPPYPAEHDYTRNQRLELIWLNAADDNKDLQKIKKANIRSHTKNIYVADNEGEQVNIRENEHVDEIASKMEQYIIDEDISHGFGNYYPRVVEEYFAGMQHHFEQVYDIMSPGGKAAYVVGDSGSYWQFEIPTAKILKELAEERVGFVNAEIKLWRNMAATTADYDDVKENILVLSKPE